ttagagtcacgctctaAGGACTCGTATTTTTTGACgaaatcctggagctcttgctgaacctcgccgactcgggcctcttgcttcccGCACTCGGctcgctccttggccgctttgtcttcggcctcggacagcgccttcttcagggccgccacttcggtcgtggcccctagcaaaattcatgacgatcctatgaacaaccaccttcttttttctttatcaatatacagacggggtatcacttacctttgttctcttcgagctgcctcttggtaaggccgagctcttccttggaccgctcaaggtcccgcttcagtgcggagatctccgcagtacgagcggcagcggccagcagcgaagcctgcttattcacatagacatattatgattagactcctgtgattattatttgatcctctgtttggCATTTCTTTGCGAACGCccaacagagcatcaggggctactgtctatgctgtaatattttcttataatttgattacttacctcaaagcctgttaggaggctggcacaggcttcagtcagtccgctttttgcggactgaaccttcttgaccaccgcactcatgacagtgcggtgctcttcgtcaatggaagcgccgcgaagcacttccagcaagttgtccgatgcctctggatggacagaggccatcggcacaaacggcttgccccccttagcgaggggtcgcctgatagagtccggaaccactggaggttccggcgcagtattcggctgggggccaaacTTTCTACCCCCAGCATCTGGGacgtcgccttggggcgcctccagaactacctccccttggttcggtgccctttgagacaacacctcggtgtcattcgtagggcgaggggaggaggcggtcgggattGAATAGTTGTTCATCTCCGACTGGCCCAAAGACTCATTcgaagaggatacgtcgatatgggctttggatggactgcatgatcatgtttgGCATGATAAGAGGCAATAAGATGAAATATACCAGAACTATTATGGtgtccggatacttacgacttcgccaggggcttgtccctgggtagcCACTCCTCGTCGCTAAAAGCGGCTACtgtggagcagtccggaaggagggcccttcccttcttggaccttTCGGCCTCCCCAGagggggcggccttccttttcttgtctcccccagCTGGgtgggggagaactttcctcttccttctcctcgttttcgtgggaggagggtGCCCCAGTGTTATcagacgatgagtccgatacaaccttgcgccggagacctttcctggtccccacGGCCTTCTTCTttgccttcttctccggcacctcatagggcgccggaaccagcatctccgtcaggagagcccttgctggatcttcgggcagtggggccggacaatcgatctgctccgctgtcgctacccagtcctgttaaaatgGCATGGAGGCTCAGATCCTTCACATGATTATACTGGGGAAAGGAACATCTTACAAGATATAAGgagcttaccggattggcagggcgcttggcgctgagcccgcgatcctcggtaaggggaggaggcaCCTCGGCGgacttgaacagcaccttccagatgtcttggtGTGTCATGTCGaaaagctctcgcagcgtctggtgcttggccgggtcgaactcccacatattgaatgcccgtctttgacacgggaggatccggcggaagagcatgacctggaccacattgacaagcttgattttcttgcttatcatctTTTTAACACAactctggagtccggtcagctccaccgatgagccccaggataggcccttctctttccaggaggtgagccgcatggggatccCGGATCAaaatttgggggccgccacccagttggtgttgcgcggctcggtgatgtagaaccaccccgattgccaccccttcacagtctccacataggagccttcgagccaggtgacgttgggcatcctgcccaccatagcgcctccgcactccgcttgctggccgaccaccaccttcggtttcacgttgaaggtcttcagccacaggccgaagtgaggcttgatgcagaggaaggcctcgcacacgacgataaaagctgagatgttgaggatgaaattgggggccagatcatggaagtccagcccgtagtggAACATGAGCCCACagacaaatgggtggaggggaaatcccagcccgcggacgaagtgggtaaggaatacaACCCTTTCGTGGCGTTCtggggtagggacgatctgccccgcgtctgggagccggtgcgcgatgtctgcggccaggtatccggcttctcggagcttcgtaatgttctcctccgtaacggaggagaccatccatttGCCTCCCGCTCCAGACATGTTTGGAATGGTTTTTGTGGAGAaaatgagaacttgggcgctggagctcgagtgcgcaagaatggatgggcagggaagaagaaggcgtgggtgaaaaggaggagtccttgtccctgtataagggcggtagaaactgtgcgcctccccCTGCCTGGTAAACGcacttattccccaagcgccgtgattgatggcgtggttgggttacccatacctgtattgatgagaatcccgtgataaggggacatgatctctgcttcgacaagacgtgccaagaaaaccgcctcgcaatatgtgcagtagctggttgagaaaaacagttcgaataatgaccgggccgtggcgtggtgtcacgctatgaaagttgtcagcagattagatttgtggaatattatactctctacggtggtatgtggaaattgttttgcagagccggacacgatccgtatgttcaaaatcttctatggagtattcggaggaggaacccgccttgcaatgccgaagacaatctgcgcgccggactcatcgtcattgaagcctggttcaggggctactgagggagtcgtggattagggggtcctcggactgccggactatatactttggccggactgttggactatgaagatgcaagattgaagacttcgtcccttgtccggatgggactctcctttgcatggaaggcaagcttggcaattcggatatgtagatctcctcccttgtaacagactctgtgtaaccctagccccctccggtgtctatataaaccggagggtttagtccgtaggccaacaacaatcagaatcataggctagcttctagggtttagcctctacgatctcgtggtagatcaactcttgtaatactcatatcatcaagatcaatcaagcaggaagtagggtattacctccatcgagagggcccgaacctgggtaaacattatgtcccccgcctcctgttaccatccgccttagacgcacagttcgggaccccctatccgagatccgccggttttgacactgacacttGGCACTTCAAATGTCCAGGGTATTCACGGTCAAGAGCGCATACAATTTAGCGGAAAGCCTCAAAGAGAACAGTGGGCTTCAGGTATCCAGCTCCACTAGTGATGCAGGGGATCATAGTATATGGGATTTGATCTGGAAATCGAAGGTGCCGAACAAGATTAAAGTCTTTGCATGGAGAGTAGCGATGAGCACGCTGGCCACAAAAGCAAATAAGCACAAGAGAACTATAACACATGATGTCATCCACACCATTTGTGGAACTGAAAATGAGGATGAATTTCATGCCGTGGTTACGTGCACAAAGAGCAGGGCCTTACGACATGCCATGAGAGAGTGGTGGAATTTGCCAAGTGAAAGGTGCTTTCGATTTACGGGAGAAGATTGGCTCCAAGGCCCACTCGATCCCTTGATGAACGAACAAAAGTGCTTTTACTCCTATGGAGAGCTTGGTTCTTCAGGGATAACCGTATCCATGGAAATTGTTGGGGATATTCCCCATGACCAAGACCCGGCTCATAAGGATAAGCCGCCCTGAGGCTTAAGTCATCTCTATGCTTAAGTCTCCCTCACGTTAAGTCATTTCTGGACTTTCGCCCTGACTTTAAGTCATTTCTGAACTTAAGTCGCCCTGACGTTAAGTCATCTCTGGACTTAAGCAACCATCTTAACCATCCATTTTAACCCACCTTGATGAGTCCCGGAGATGAGTCCTGGAAGATGAGACGCCTGAAGATAAGCCCTGAAGGTAACCCGCCCGGTGTAACCCACCGGGTGTAAGCTGCCCATCTGGAGATAAGAACCCCAGGGTTCAGAAGCCCACAGTGAGAAGCCCGCAATGGAAAACCAGAATAGGTTAAGTCCTAATCCGacttggactctacatgtaacccgccccttcaacttatataaggagggacaAGGCACCTAAGAGGGCTAGGTTTTACAAGGTTAAGATAGCCAGGGCTTAGACAGACATGGCATAGACAAGATCAAAGTAGAGGCTCTCAAGATAGAGGTAGCGAAACCCCGGCCTTGTAACCGAGATCGTCATCGtcatcaatatcaatcaagcaggatgtaggcttttacctccaccgggagggtccgaacctgggtaaaatctcgTGTCTCTCGTCCCGCTCAACCCCGTTCAAGCTACCActtagatgcgttggcctcatgactaagtcctcacactaggacatcagccgtgacaaaaccacgacagaaATGGAAAAGAAACAATACAAGGTTCGGTGATGTTCCTACGTAGGTACGCGGAAGAGATTGCCTGCATGCATGAACCTAATCGCACGGAACCTGAGAAGGAAAAGGGGTCCCTATTCAATAAATAGTCAAGATAGGCAGAACCAGCCGTGACCAATCGATGgatcgcccccccccccaaggtgtGATCAAATTAAATACAGATGCATCATTCCAGGCTGATTCAGGACAAAGTATAGTAGGTGCAGTGGCCAGAGATTGGCTAGGCAGAGTGTTTGTCTCTGTCAGTTGTCAATTCGACAAATGTAATTTAGTGGAGGAGGCTGAATCAATGGCTGCATCTGTTGGACTGGCTGCCCTAACGAAGTTGTACCAGGGGGACTTGATTCTAGAGCTGGATTGTGCGGCAGTGGTCAGACACCTCACGTCCAATGAGCCAGTGTCCTCGGAGTGCTTCCCACTGATCCATGATATTAGGCTCCTGCAGAAATGGTTCAAGTCTACGGTGGTGGTTGCTGTAAAACACAGCTGCAATGGCATGGCCCATTCTGGCGGCTCTGGCAAAGATAAAAGGTGACCAGGACAAAATCGGTGACATCCCGGATGATGTAGGTGAGCTATGGATCTCTCAATGTACCCATAACTCTGAGTGATGTTTACTAAGGTTATTCTAAAAAAACAGCGTGTTGTCTTATTTTATCGTTATAGCTTAGGGGGCCGCCGACCAACTTTATGTTCCGTTTTCAATGATGTGTATATTGAAAGCACACACTCAAAACATAGTTTGCCATCTAATCATAATGTATTTAACGCCAAAATCTTCATTAGAGGCGTGTTTCCTTTCAAGCACATATCAAGATAAAGACCATAGGCCCCACAAAAAAGAAAGATAAAGACCATAGGAAGACGCACACGAACAAGATCCAACAATGGAGGATTGTCATGACATAGGAAGATAATGATCTTCTCAAGCGTCGCTTTCCGGCAACTGCATTTTCCGGAGGGGCTTCGCCTCAAGGGAGACAAGTGTCACACATCCCATGCTACCTCCTATGAAAATGAGGTCACCCACTAAAAAATAAAGAAATGGGAAAGTTTGTGGGACATGAGGGTTAGTGTGTGTTATTGGACCCACCTATCGCCGCATGGTGACAAAGGCAACGAGGCGATGATGTTTGTCGGGTTCCATTGTCAACCTATCCATTGGTGTCCTGACGTGAGAAGATCACGGCGTACTCGAGCGCCGCTTTGCGATGAGTGTCACGCCTCCCTTGCCAAAGACGACGACAAGGAGCTATCCGGATACAAAATAAACAAAAGGGGTAGTTGGGATGGGTATGAGCTGGCTATGCGGCAAAAGCGCGTGTGTGTAAGGGATGCTGAATGAAAGCGTTTGTGAACACCTCGCCTCTTCCCCGCGTTCTCATCCTGTTCAGCGTCTCTTCTCTCCCCGAATTCTCCACTCCCTGATCCAAATCAACGCGATCTCATCATAGACGAGGCACTACAAGTGCTCATCCTTACTCCTCTAGAAACCTTCGCCACATCAGTCGACCCCACGTTTTGATTGCGGCTGGCTGCGAAGGTGAGCGAGGGGCAGGCGGCACAAATGAATCGGTTGGGCGGCAGTGGCACTGGCGGCGCCGATGTGCCACCGCTGCAGCATCAGCAGTTGGAGGAGGTGATGGGCCACGGCGATCCCATGCTAGTGGCGATGCGCAACAATTACCGCCAGAGGATGTAAGTGCTTTACTATTTGTATATCTCCGTAGAAAATTATGTAGGATGTGGTGGTGTTCACTAGCTATTCGGTCATGGGTTTCAAGTGTATATATGCTCTGAATAGTAGAATCAACTTTCACACGGCACCGAGGTTGATAACCTTCCCTTATTTGGCAAGGTCTTGTTTGACATAATTTCCAAAACGCGCGGGGTGGGAGAACTTGAAAGCTTTCTTCATTTGATTCTATATTTCGTTGTTCTTGAGTTTCCAGATTGGAGCATGCAGAAAGGGTGGTAACTGCGAGATTACATAAAGGATTGAGGGTACCTGATGACTGGCAGCGGGGGCTGCCGGAGCTTGCTAGGCGGGTCGAGAAAGTCTTGTTTGAGAAACACCCAAACAAGGTGCACCCTGTTTACTTATTCTTTTGTATGTATCCTGGTCTGGTCCATCTCTTGACTAGAAAGGTAAATCGCTGTCTCATCGTTTTTCCTGATGATGAAATCTCCTGTTTTTTCGGCAGAGGGAGTACTACAACATGACGAATGAACCAATTCAGCCACATTTCGAGTTTGCTGTCACGACCTCGCTTGCTCAGACTGAGAGGCAGAGAGCATCTTCCACTGCCTATGCTCGTGTCACCCAAGGTGCTTACTACAAATCGTTGAATTTTTTGTGACAAACAACATCCGGTGCAGTCCTGGTTCTCCATCCGTATCTCGCTGCAATTTGCATATAATGTTTCACTGAGCTTCTGCTCATATATCCTTCTGGATGTGTGCCTTAACTTGATATAATTCTGTAGCCATCGTGTAGTCTCTAGGTACGGGTGCAAGCGGAAGCCAGCTTCGTCCCTTGAAACTATCAATTAGCTAGCTTCAAATTTGCTCATCACCTGCCTAAAATTAACACTACATTTCTACTATGCTATTGTCCGCTAGCCCGCCCAGTTTGCATCCCTACCTGTTCTAGCCGGCAAATCCAATTGCTAGCAATATGTTTGACAAATTTCTACTACGAATTTATGTGCTGAAAAGAACACATGCTTGTATGCTTGAGAAAAGCCATGCACTGAATTGCTGTTAATACGATGAAAGAGCTCTAAGTAAAATTTTAAGATTAAAGATCCACTACCAGAAATTAGCATTGCTTACCTTCCTTCAGACTCTTAATTTCCCTTTTGTTTAGTATGATGAACTAGAACCgggatatcaaaatgttcagcttCACAGCGTTTGGCAATGTCCATGTATAcaatgttccatgctatattatactGTATATGCTATTCAGTCTTACAGCTTTATGCTAAATGGTGCGCCCTGTAAATCATGCTTCCAATTTATTAGCTTGGTCTGTGTTGCTTTCTTTCCAGGGGATACCCCCAACGAGCTTGTGAACACAGTACTATCTCTGGCGATAAACTCTAGTGATGACCACTCAAAAGCGTCCAATAGCAACTTGGTAAGAACTGTACACTGGACTTCACCAGTATCGTGTTACAATAATTTTATCAGCTCATCACTGCTACCCATGGCAACGCAGGCAATCCATGCACCTGTTAAGGAGGAGGTCTCAGAGGAACCAAAGTTCAGCTGTCCATTCTGCTTCGAAGAGCTGGTCGATGCGGCATCGACTATCTGCGGCCACATCTTCTGCCACAAGTGCATCGAGTTCTCCATCCAGGCTCAGAGCAGGTGCCCTAGCTGCTGGAGGGGACTCACCATGAACAGCTTCCACCGCGTCTACCTCCCTGCTACCATGGACTAAACTGATCCAGCCCTTCTCGTCGCTGCCATCTGTCATCCTATCTGAACTATACTTCACCGGGTTATCTTTACCATTGAACTTCTGGTACTCAGAAGGCGTGTTACTGAGCCCTTCTTGTCTGCATCCGTCGCTTCTAAATAAACCGTAGTCTCTTCCTGTGGGAAATCGAAACATGTGCTTTGTACCGTGAAAACATATTTTCTGATCGTTAGAGGTATATTTGGTTGTTTGCGCGCTCTACAGTATGGCATGCCACATATTTGTAGATTTGGTCTTGCGTTGTCACCTTTTTCTGAATCTCACAAGTCACAGACCTTATTAATTGGCAATAGTTCTGGAGGTACAAACGCTGAGTGAGTGGCGGAGGGCCAAGCCATacatggaggccgggggtgccaTAGATAGCAGAACTTGCATAAGGCCACCCCGTAGAACTCACTTAGCATAAACCATACCTGGAGCTTCCTTGTTGCACTCACTTAGCATAAGGCTAACGAGGAGAACTCCGAGGCTCGCGCCTTATGATTTGTCCATACCGACAGAACCACGATCCCTTGTCACCGGCTGCCTCCCTTCTAAGTTGAGAACTCCTTCTGAAGGTAAAATGTGGCTTGCACACAAAATTGAGGTGATCATGAATTTTAGAGAGAGAAAAATAGGTATAGTACTGTAGTGGAACTGGAATCAGTTAGGTATCTTCGATGGACTGGCGACGAGAGACAGATCTGGCTGTCGGTGAGCATGTTGCTGACATTGGATGCTAAAACATCCAGAAACCCCGCCATTTGTTCCAGGGTTCCTTCTCCCCTGACCTGGTACTGGAAACACCGAAGCAAGCATGCAAATAAAAATTAGTCGTCGGTATTACCACCTTTTACACATGAACAATCACATGCTAAAAACAAGGATAATGAAGATCACTTACTAGAGCAAGTGTGGTGGAGCTGAAATCAATTAAGTTACCTTGAAAATCAACCGCAGAGATGAGAGACGGGTCTTGGTTGGCCCTTGTTCTAGAGCAAAAACTAGATAGATTGCTCTTGTTCTCTGGGAAGTAGTGGCAGGGTTCAGTCGCACTTGAGCTGGTACTGAAAACAAGAATGCAAACAAAATTGGTCATCTTTATTACTAATTTAAACAATCCCTTCAGATGAAAAGTCCCATGCTAAAAAGAAGGATGATGAGATTCAGTAACCGGAGACCAGCAACAATTCCTTCTAAAAGGAAAATGTGGCTTGCAACACAAGAAGACAGTGCACACAAAACTGAGGACATCATCAATTTCAGAGAGAAAAAGGCAGGGTAGTGTGATGAACTACCTTGAATGGGGCCGAGAGATGAGAGATGGATCTTGGTTAGCCCTTTGCTCCAGAGCAAAAGCTAGCTAGATCTCCCTTGTCCCTTGCTCTGAGAGAAGTGGTGGTGAGCACCGAGTGGCACTTGCTCCAGTGGAAAAGGGCAAAAAGCTAGGTAGATCTCCCTTGCTATTTGAGAAGTGATAGTGGTGAGGGAGTTTTTTTCAGGTAACGGCCAGTAAGTCAGATTTCCCTGTGCTAAAAAAACTCTCCTTGGTCAGATCATTTGTTTTGTGATCTGAAACCTGAAACTAAACTGGAGGTGATTGTGACAAATGAATATACCAGATAAATCAAGTGCAACGGCATCTAAACTAAATGTGATTGTGTTGACAAAACAACACAGACACATCGCATTGCCATAACAACATAACATGACATGGTCCAAGGATCAGACTAAATTGAATTAGTCATCTGATCTCTCTCTACTCTGCTTGCTCACTCAACTTGGAGTCACCTCAATAAACAGAGCATGCATGCAGTTTCAGACAGAATGGCCAAGTCCAGCAACAGACACTCGGTGGATTCTGAACCACTGCAGGTCGTTAAAAGATAGCCATGCGGTATATGTGGTTGTTTGGTATATCATCAGTGTCATCGAGTTAATTAGAATAGTAGAACCACCCTTCTGTTGGCAATACAAATTGAAATGACTAGCTGAATGTTAAGGTTAATACGCTAGAACCGCCAAGCTTTTCTATGCTAAATTAATTACTAGCCGAACATTGAGGTTGAATAATACTTCAGAACTTCACTACTGTTGGTTCATTATCCAAGAAATGCCATCAGCCGTACTGTGGATTGCTGAATACATTGTGAATGCTGGCTAACTTGGTAAAGAGACATTCCTATCCTTTTCGGCCTTTCACCAATTAAAATCGGAATCCCTATGAGAAATAAAAATCACAATTCACCGCatgttttttttagaaaaggaggacgacccccggtctctgcatctggacgatgcatacggccattttattaattattggCACAAGACCTTACAGAGTCATACAACAATAAGCCTAAAGCCACCAAACTAAGCAACATCTGTCGCTATCCCTATCCAGTTGATGTAGGGGCGCTGAAAGTCttggcctaataccaaacagacctcgcagccaaacctaacatctaagacttgaggtcccaaccaggacgcctgccgggtatgggcaccCATCAGTCAGGCGTGCttctcaaccaggacgcctgccgggtatgaggccgccgcagccacctgccaccaatccatcttcagagctgtactgctgcatcaaccttgcccggtctaattgccgccgacgccaccacgacgccaggcagcgtcaccctcctgcgcgagtcctTCTCCGCTCATCAGGCGCCGAGTCTCCActgcgccacgccgccgagaCCGCCGTCATCAATGGAGCAGAGGAAACACCGCTCCTCCTCTTGTCTCCTCCAAACCAGCACTTGCTCCGAAACGATGCCCCCACGAGGGAGAACGATACCGAAGGCACCGTCATCGTCCGATCCGGTAtacccagatctagggtttcccccggaactTCCCGATCAGGTTGATGTGACCTGCAACGACGATGCCTCCAGAAGGGAACGACGTCTGAGACGCCGCCATCGTCCGCCAAGACCGCAGTCAGGCGCGATTTTCACCGGAAGCCACGTCTTCCCGACCTCGTGGCTGGCTGGAACCGAGCATTTACGTGGAGATAACAATGTTCAGTACAGAAAAGGCTAGGTAACAATACACAGAAGAGGGAAAGgctagcagaaaagcagtagagGGCCGGGAAATACATATCCATGCACCTTGTCTCCACTAGATAATAGTCCTTCCTCTCACTGAGTAAAGAACTACTTACTCCTCATAATCAATCGTTCGCTCAGTCCTCTTGATGTTCATCCCCCGACTGATCCTGCCAAACGAAACCAAACAGCAGGAAAATATATCTTCAGATCCAGCTAGCTCTAAATATAGCATACGAATGAAACCAACAATTTTGACACAATTATATGCAATGCACATATTTACACCATACAAATGCAACAGAGATGCATCCATACTTGCTGATTCAGATCTGATGGAGTAGCAAAAGGAAGGAAAATGATGGTGTAGCACAAATACAAATACGCATGATGGATTGGTGCAGGGAAAAAGAGAGTAAGGAGTACAGGATGGGGGAGACCTTGATGGCGACGGCGGTGAGGAAAGGTGCTGGAGCGGCGGGCGTACTGCTCCGAGAATTTTGTCCGGGCCTTCTCCGTGGGTTTCGCGGAAGCGCAGCCGGGGAGGGAGTCCACGGCCGTTGGTGGCTCGCGTCCGACGCCGTCGCAGGATCCGGCATCGCCACGACTGGATAAAGCCGGAATTGCTCCTCCAGTCGAAAAAATCCAGCTTTTCCAAGGGAG
The Aegilops tauschii subsp. strangulata cultivar AL8/78 chromosome 3, Aet v6.0, whole genome shotgun sequence genome window above contains:
- the LOC109780713 gene encoding uncharacterized protein, which produces MNRLGGSGTGGADVPPLQHQQLEEVMGHGDPMLVAMRNNYRQRILEHAERVVTARLHKGLRVPDDWQRGLPELARRVEKVLFEKHPNKREYYNMTNEPIQPHFEFAVTTSLAQTERQRASSTAYARVTQGDTPNELVNTVLSLAINSSDDHSKASNSNLAIHAPVKEEVSEEPKFSCPFCFEELVDAASTICGHIFCHKCIEFSIQAQSRCPSCWRGLTMNSFHRVYLPATMD